From the Streptomonospora nanhaiensis genome, the window TGGACCTGCTCTACGCCTGGGCGGACCCGCGCGTCCGCGTCGGCGCCTGACGAGGCACGGGAGGCACCGCGATGGACACGCCCAGCTCCGCAACGCCGCCCGCGGCGGCGAACCCAACCGAAGGTGAAACGGCCATGACCGACCCGGTCGTCAGCGTCAGCGACCTGCGCATCACGTTCCCCACCCTGGAGGGGCGCATCACCGCCGTGGACGGGATCTCCTTCGAGGTCCCGGCCGGGGGCGCGCTGGGGATCGTGGGGGAGTCCGGCTCCGGCAAGAGCGCCACCTCGCTCGCCCTCATGGGCCTGCACCGGGGCACCACCGCCGAGGTCACCGGCCAGATCCGCGTGGCCGGCAAGGACCTCGCCACCGCCGCCGACCGCGAGGTCCGGGCCATGCGCGGCAACGACATCGCGATGGTGTTCCAGGACCCGATGTCGTCGCTGCACCCCCAGTACACGATCGGCAACCAGCTGGTGGAGGCCTACCGCGTCCACCGGCCCAACGCCTCCTCCGCCGAGGCGCGCGCCCGCGCTGTGGAGTCGCTGGAGCGGGTGGGCATCCCCAACCCCGCCCGGCGGGTGAACTCCTTCCCGCACGAGTTCAGCGGCGGCATGCGCCAGCGGGCGCTGATCGCGATGGGGCTGATGTGCGACCCCAAGGTGCTGCTGGCCGACGAGCCCACCACCGCGCTGGACGTGACGGTGCAGGCGCAGATCCTGGACCTGCTGGACGATCTGCGGCGCGACCTGGGGATGTCGCTGATCCTGGTCAGCCACGACCTGGCCGTGGTCGCCGGCTCCGTGGACGACGTGCTGGTCATGCAGCACGGGAAGATCGTGGAGCGCGGCGACGTGCGCACGGTGCTGTCCTCCCCCGAACACCCCTACACCCGCGAGCTGCTGGCCGCCGTGCCGCGCGTGGACGTCTCCCGCGCCCAGCGCCGGGCCCGGGTCCGCGCCGAGCGCTCCCAGGCCGCCGAGGCCGCGCCCGCGCCGCGGCGCACCGGCGCCACCGCCAAGCCGGAGAAGTCCGCCGCCGACCCCGGCGCGCCGCTGCTGTCGGTGCGCAACGCGCGCATGCGCTTCAAGGTGCGCGGCGGCCTGCTCGGCCGGGCCACCGACTTCTACGCGGTGGACGACGTCTCCTTCGACCTGCACCAGGGCGAGACACTGGGCATCGTGGGGGAGTCCGGCTCCGGCAAGAGCACCCTGTCGCGGATGATCACCCGGCTGCTCACCCCCACCTCCGGCGAGATCGTGTTCGAGGGCCGCGACATCACGCGGCTGCCCGAGCGCCACCTGCGCCCGCTGCGCCGCGACATCCAGATGATCTTCCAGAACCCCTACTCCTCGCTCAACCCCCGGGTCACCATCGGCGACACCATCGGGTCGGCGCTGCGGGTGCAGGGCGAGCGCAACACCAAGGAGATCCAGCGCCGGGTCCAGGAGCTGCTGGAGCGGGTGGGGTTGGAGCCGGGGCACTACAACCGGTTTCCGCACGCGTTCTCGGGGGGTCAGCGGCAGCGGATCGCGATCGCGCGGGCGCTGATCCTGCGGCCCAAGCTGGTGATCTGCGACGAGCCGGTGTCGGCGTTGGACGTGTCGACGCAGGACCAGGTGCTGCGGCTGCTGGACGAGCTGCAGGACGACTTCAACCTGACCTACATCTTCGTGGCGCACGACCTGGCGGTGGTCCGCCAGGTCAGCGACCGGGTCGCGGTCATGCGCAAGGGCAAAATCGTCGAGATCAACGACAGCGACGCGGTGTATGAGTCGCCCCGGCACGACTACACCCGCGAGCTGCTGGCCGCCGCCCCTGTCTTGGACCCGACCGAGGCGCGCGAGCTGCGCGCCGAGCGGGCCCGGCTGCGGCGCGAGAGCACCGCGGCCTGACCGGACGCGGCGCCCGGGGCCGCACCGCCCCGGGCGCCGCACTCCCGGCCGCCCGTGTCCCCGCCTCAGCGGCGCGCGGCCCCCTCGGCGCCCGCCGCGGCGGCCGCACCGTCCTCGCGGGTGTCCGCCGCGGGCCGTCCCAGCGCCGAGGAGATGTCCCACACCGAGATCACGGTGTGGATGACCAGGAACATCGCGAGCGGCTGGAAGAACTGGAGCAGCGCCCGGGTCCGCTCGATGTCGCCCACCGACCAGATCAGCACGCCCAGGGCCGCCGCGCCCAGCGTCGCCGCCACCAGCGCGCGCAGCCAGGCCGCCACCTCGTAGCGGATGCGCGCCGGGCCGCGCTTGGGCGGCTTCACCGGCGGCGGCCCGCCGGCGAACCGGTGCGCGAACCGCGCGTCGGCCCAGGCGATCAGGCTGTGCCCGTAGGCGACCGTGAACCCCAGGTAGAGGGCGCCCAGCCCGTGGCCGGCGTCGGCGGTACCGCCGGTCGCCAGGTGACCGGCGATCACGGCGAGCAGCACCACGTCCAGCACGGGCACCAGCAGCAGCAGGACCGTGCTCAGCCGCTTCATGCGCAGCAGGTAGCGGGCGGACAGGCCGCCCAGCACGAGCACCCAGAACAGGACCTCGCACGCCAGAATCACTCCCACGACCACGGCGGGCCGCCCCCTTCCTCTGCCGGTCCCCTCTGGATCCGTCCCCTCCAGCATCGCCGCCGGCCCCTTGCGGCGGATCGTCGGGGACGACGAGATCGGATACCACCTTCGATGTACGCGCGGCGGCCGCCGACATGCTGAGATGGAGCCGTGAGAGCGTGGAGGGCGCTGCTGCGGCGCCGGGAACTGCTGGACCGACGGATCCTGGGCGGCCGGATCTACGTCGGCAGCGCGCTGTGGGCGCTGACCGCGTTCGGATTCGGCCTGCTGGTGTGGGGCGTGGGCGGGTTCGTGCACCGCGACGGGGTCGACCCGCACTGGCTGCTGCTCACCCTGGCGGCCAGCTCCTCGCTGATGGCGTTCCGGCGCACCCACCCCGGCCTGGTCCTGCTGCTGTCCACCGGGGTCACCGCGGTCGACGCCGTGC encodes:
- a CDS encoding ABC transporter ATP-binding protein, with protein sequence MTDPVVSVSDLRITFPTLEGRITAVDGISFEVPAGGALGIVGESGSGKSATSLALMGLHRGTTAEVTGQIRVAGKDLATAADREVRAMRGNDIAMVFQDPMSSLHPQYTIGNQLVEAYRVHRPNASSAEARARAVESLERVGIPNPARRVNSFPHEFSGGMRQRALIAMGLMCDPKVLLADEPTTALDVTVQAQILDLLDDLRRDLGMSLILVSHDLAVVAGSVDDVLVMQHGKIVERGDVRTVLSSPEHPYTRELLAAVPRVDVSRAQRRARVRAERSQAAEAAPAPRRTGATAKPEKSAADPGAPLLSVRNARMRFKVRGGLLGRATDFYAVDDVSFDLHQGETLGIVGESGSGKSTLSRMITRLLTPTSGEIVFEGRDITRLPERHLRPLRRDIQMIFQNPYSSLNPRVTIGDTIGSALRVQGERNTKEIQRRVQELLERVGLEPGHYNRFPHAFSGGQRQRIAIARALILRPKLVICDEPVSALDVSTQDQVLRLLDELQDDFNLTYIFVAHDLAVVRQVSDRVAVMRKGKIVEINDSDAVYESPRHDYTRELLAAAPVLDPTEARELRAERARLRRESTAA